One part of the Ovis canadensis isolate MfBH-ARS-UI-01 breed Bighorn chromosome 8, ARS-UI_OviCan_v2, whole genome shotgun sequence genome encodes these proteins:
- the TAAR5 gene encoding trace amine-associated receptor 5, which translates to MSVVLNQDAEERPETFCYQVNGSCPRTVHPLGIQLAIYLSCAAGVLITVLGNLFVVFAVSYFKALHTPTNFLLLSLALADMFLGLLVLPLSTIRSVESCWFFGDSLCRLHTYLDTLFCLTSILHLCFISIDRHCAICEPLLYPSKFTVTVALRYILAGWGVPAAYTAFLLYTDMAERGLHLWLEEMPCVGSCQLLFNKFWGWLNFPVFFFPCLIMISLYVKIFVVATKQAKQINNLSKSLAGPAKRERKAAKTLGIAVGVYLLCWLPFTIDTMVDSLLNFITPPLVFDMFIWLAYFNSACNPIIYVFSYRWFRKALRLLLSREIFSPRTPTIDLYQD; encoded by the coding sequence ATGAGCGTGGTCCTCAACCAAGATGCTGAAGAACGCCCCGAGACTTTCTGCTACCAGGTGAATGGGTCTTGCCCCAGGACAGTCCATCCGCTGGGCATCCAGCTAGCCATCTACCTGTCCTGTGCAGCAGGCGTGCTGATTACAGTCCTAGGAAATTTGTTTGTGGTGTTCGCTGTGTCCTACTTCAAAGCGCTTCACACTCCCACCAACTTCTTGCTGCTTTCCCTGGCCCTGGCTGACATGTTTCTGGGTCTGCTGGTCCTGCCCCTCAGTACCAtccgctccgtggagagctgctGGTTCTTTGGAGACTCTCTCTGCCGCCTGCATACCTATCTGGACACCCTCTTCTGCCTCACCTCCATCTTGCATCTCTGTTTCATTTCCATTGACCGCCACTGTGCTATCTGTGAGCCCCTGCTCTACCCCTCTAAGTTCACGGTCACGGTGGCCCTCAGATACATCCTGGCAGGCTGGGGGGTGCCAGCAGCTTACACTGCCTTCTTGCTCTACACAGACATGGCAGAGAGAGGGCTCCACCTGTGGCTGGAAGAGATGCCTTGTGTGGGTAGTTGCCAGCTGCTGTTCAATAAGTTTTGGGGCTGGCTAAACTTCCCTGTGTTCTTTTTCCCCTGCCTCATCATGATCAGCTTATATGTGAAGATCTTTGTGGTTGCAACCAAGCAGGCTAAGCAGATCAACAACTTAAGCAAAAGCCTGGCTGGACCTGCCAAACGTGAAAGAAAAGCTGCCAAGACCCTGGGCATCGCCGTGGGTGTGTACCTCTTGTGCTGGCTTCCCTTCACCATCGACACGATGGTCGACAGCCTCCTTAACTTCATCACGCCACCGCTAGTCTTCGACATGTTTATCTGGCTTGCTTACTTCAACTCGGCCTGCAACCCCATCATCTATGTCTTTTCCTACCGGTGGTTCAGGAAGGCACTGAGACTTCTCCTGAGTCGGGAGATCTTCTCACCACGGACTCCCACAATTGATTTATACCAAGATTGA
- the LOC138445111 gene encoding trace amine-associated receptor 4-like — MNSLDHWNPSEVQFCFALVNNSCPRNLRSGLSACALYVVMIAAIVMTMLGNLVVIISIAHFKQLHSPTNFLILSLATTDFLLSCVVMPFSMIRSIESCWYFGDLFCKVHSCCDIMLCTTSIFHLCFISVDRYYAVCDPLHYVTKITISLVGVFLFISWSIPIFFAFGLVFSELNIIGAEDFVAAIDCTGLCVLIFNKLWGVLASFIAFFLPGMVMVGIYIHIFTVARKHAKQMGTGSMMKHVGSESKMKASTKTESKATKTLSIVMGVFVLCWLPFFVLTITDPFINFTTPEDLYNVFLWLGYFNSAFNPIIYGMFYPWFRKALRTIVSGMIFHPDSSNLSIFPACA; from the coding sequence ATGAATTCACTGGACCATTGGAACCCTTCAGAAGTCCAATTCTGCTTTGCTCTGGTGAACAATTCATGCCCAAGAAACCTGAGGTCTGGGCTGAGCGCCTGCGCCTTGTATGTTGTCATGATCGCTGCCATAGTAATGACCATGCTGGGCAACCTGGTTGTGATCATTTCCATTGCCCACTTCAAGCAGCTCCACTCCCCCACCAACTTCCTGATCCTCTCCCTGGCCACCACTGACTTCTTGCTGAGCTGTGTGGTCATGCCCTTCAGTATGATCCGGTCCATTGAGTCCTGCTGGTACTTTGGAGATCTCTTTTGCAAAGTCCACAGCTGCTGTGACATCATGCTCTGTACCACCTCCATTTTTCACCTCTGCTTCATCTCAGTGGACCGCTACTATGCTGTTTGTGACCCTTTACATTATGTCACCAAAATTACCATCTCCCTTGTAGGAGTCTTTCTATTCATCAGTTGGTCTATTCCCATCTTTTTTGCTTTTGGCCTGGTATTCTCAGAATTAAACATAATTGGTGCAGAAGACTTTGTTGCAGCCATTGACTGTACAGGTTTATGTGTGCTGATATTTAACAAGCTCTGGGGGGTGCTGGCCTCCTTTATAGCCTTCTTTCTCCCTGGGATGGTAATGGTGGGAATTTACATacatattttcacagtagccaggAAGCACGCTAAGCAAATGGGCACAGGTTCTATGATGAAACACGTTGGGTCAGAAAGCAAAATGAAGGCATCaaccaaaacagaaagcaaagccACCAAGACTTTGAGCATCGTCATGGGAGTATTTGTGTTGTGTTGGCTGCCCTTTTTTGTCTTGACAATCACAGACCCTTTCATTAATTTTACAACGCCTGAAGATTTGTACAATGTTTTTCTCTGGTTGGGCTATTTTAATTCCGCTTTCAATCCCATTATATATGGTATGTTTTATCCTTGGTTTCGCAAGGCATTGAGGACAATCGTCTCAGGAATGATCTTCCACCCTGACTCTTCCAACCTAAGCATATTTCCTGCATGTGCTTAG